The proteins below come from a single Roseiflexus sp. RS-1 genomic window:
- a CDS encoding glycosyltransferase family 2 protein, translating to MIDIIIPNYNGAALLPTCLDSLRAQTRRDFCVVVVDDGSTDDSVALVRRRYPEVQVIALPRNRGLAAAVNAGIEATGGEYVVLLNNDTEAHPRWLEHLIGALDRYPAYAFAASKLMLFDRRDHFHSAGDYYRLDGVPGSRGVWQRDIGQFDVMEEVFGPCAGAAAYRRAALEELAEQGRVFDEDLVMYCEDVDLNVRARLRGMRTVYVPRAVVYHRLSATGGGALASYYCGRNFMLVWAKNMPTTQARRYWPLLLWSQIGFAFHSIWHIREPAARARLRGQIDGLRALPQFLRKRRRSRERYADRLVVETRY from the coding sequence ATGATTGATATCATCATTCCAAACTACAACGGCGCCGCGTTATTGCCGACATGTCTCGACTCGCTGCGGGCGCAGACGCGGCGCGATTTCTGCGTGGTTGTGGTTGACGATGGCAGCACGGACGACTCGGTGGCGCTGGTGCGGCGGCGTTACCCCGAAGTGCAGGTGATTGCCCTGCCGCGCAACCGTGGGCTGGCAGCAGCAGTCAATGCGGGGATCGAGGCGACCGGCGGCGAGTATGTGGTGCTGCTGAACAATGATACCGAAGCGCATCCGCGCTGGCTAGAACACCTGATTGGCGCACTGGACCGATATCCTGCATATGCGTTCGCTGCCAGTAAGTTGATGCTCTTCGACCGCCGTGATCATTTTCATTCGGCAGGCGATTACTATCGTCTGGACGGTGTTCCGGGGAGTCGCGGGGTCTGGCAGCGTGATATTGGTCAGTTCGATGTGATGGAAGAGGTATTCGGACCATGTGCGGGCGCTGCGGCATACCGCCGGGCAGCGCTGGAAGAACTGGCTGAGCAGGGTCGGGTGTTTGATGAAGACCTGGTCATGTACTGTGAAGATGTCGATCTGAATGTGCGCGCCAGATTGCGTGGCATGCGCACCGTCTATGTGCCACGTGCAGTGGTGTATCATCGATTGAGTGCAACGGGTGGCGGTGCGCTGGCAAGTTACTACTGCGGGCGCAATTTTATGCTTGTATGGGCAAAGAACATGCCAACGACGCAAGCGCGGCGCTACTGGCCCCTTCTGCTCTGGTCACAGATCGGTTTTGCGTTTCATTCGATCTGGCATATTCGCGAACCCGCAGCGCGCGCCCGTTTGCGTGGTCAGATAGACGGATTACGGGCATTGCCGCAGTTTTTGCGCAAACGGCGTCGCAGCCGGGAAAGGTATGCCGATCGCCTTGTCGTCGAAACACGTTATTAA
- the rfbD gene encoding dTDP-4-dehydrorhamnose reductase — protein sequence MRIAVTGASGQLGKALQRALCGVHEVVPLSHADLDLEHPDCVQRLVATDAQCVIHPAAYTNVDGCAHDPDRAYRVNALGTRYVALACQLLDAPLVYISTNEVFNGTATAPYLEYDRPAPINPYGYSKWAGEQAVRELLHRFYIVRVAWLFGGERNFVRTVLRLARERNQIAMVADEIGSPTCAPDAAEAVARLIETSCYGTYHLVNEGSCSRYEFAAATLRLAGRDDVALQPITLAEYPRASKVPPYTPLRNFAAADLGIRLRPWEEALAEYVEGVLKVEG from the coding sequence ATGCGCATTGCAGTAACCGGCGCCAGCGGACAACTCGGGAAAGCGTTGCAACGTGCATTGTGCGGCGTCCACGAGGTCGTACCGTTGAGTCATGCCGATCTGGACCTGGAACATCCCGACTGCGTGCAACGTCTTGTGGCAACCGATGCACAGTGTGTCATTCACCCCGCAGCGTACACCAATGTCGATGGGTGCGCCCACGACCCTGATCGCGCCTATCGCGTCAATGCTCTCGGAACGCGCTACGTTGCGCTGGCGTGTCAATTGCTCGATGCACCACTCGTATATATCAGCACCAACGAGGTCTTCAACGGCACAGCGACGGCGCCATATCTGGAGTATGATCGTCCCGCACCGATCAACCCGTATGGGTACTCGAAATGGGCTGGTGAGCAGGCGGTGCGTGAACTATTGCACCGTTTCTACATTGTGCGCGTTGCCTGGCTCTTCGGCGGCGAGCGCAACTTTGTCCGCACCGTCCTCCGTCTGGCACGTGAACGCAATCAGATTGCGATGGTTGCCGACGAGATCGGCAGCCCGACCTGTGCGCCGGATGCTGCCGAAGCGGTTGCACGACTGATCGAAACCTCCTGCTACGGAACGTACCATCTGGTGAACGAAGGATCCTGTTCGCGCTACGAGTTTGCAGCGGCGACGTTGCGGCTGGCGGGGCGCGACGATGTTGCGTTGCAACCGATTACACTGGCAGAATATCCGCGCGCCAGCAAAGTGCCGCCCTACACGCCGCTGCGCAATTTCGCCGCCGCCGATCTGGGCATCCGGTTGCGACCGTGGGAAGAGGCGCTGGCAGAGTATGTTGAGGGAGTGTTGAAGGTTGAAGGTTGA
- a CDS encoding dipeptidase: MTWQTYLNEQQDRFLAELLDFLHIPSVSALPEHAADVHRAAEWVAERMRAAGIESVQILPTGGHPVVYGDWLHAPGKPTVLIYGHFDTQPADPLELWDHPPFEPVVRDGRVYARGASDDKGNMLPPILAVEALLRTTGALPVNVKFLFEGQEEIGSPQIPAFVAAHRDMLACDLVISSDGGQWSETEPAILTGLRGGCGVQIDVRGPNRDLHSGLYGGAVQNPIHALTAILASMRGADGRILIEGFYDAVQPLTDDERRRFASLPFDEAAYMADLGVTALWGEAGYTTYERTWARPTLEINGIWGGFQGEGVKTVLPSEAHAKLTCRLVANQDPATIVALITAHVQKHTPPGVTATVTPLKFLAKPYLMPFDHPGNRAARDILVSMYGREPYEVRSGGSIPICTILLDELGVYTVNFAFALEDERQHSPNEFFRLSSFRRGQEGYCMLLERLADLEPRIKNQEPRTRNQEPGTEN, translated from the coding sequence ATGACATGGCAAACATATTTGAACGAACAGCAGGACCGTTTTCTTGCTGAGTTGCTCGATTTTCTGCACATTCCCAGTGTGTCGGCGCTGCCGGAGCACGCGGCTGATGTGCATCGCGCAGCGGAGTGGGTCGCAGAACGGATGCGCGCCGCAGGGATCGAGTCGGTGCAGATTCTGCCAACCGGCGGGCACCCGGTGGTGTACGGCGACTGGTTGCATGCCCCTGGGAAGCCAACGGTGTTGATCTATGGGCACTTCGACACGCAACCTGCCGATCCGCTCGAGTTGTGGGATCATCCGCCATTCGAGCCGGTGGTGCGTGATGGGCGGGTATATGCACGCGGCGCTTCGGACGATAAGGGAAACATGCTTCCGCCGATCCTGGCGGTCGAGGCACTGTTGCGCACAACCGGCGCGCTGCCGGTCAACGTCAAGTTTCTGTTTGAAGGACAGGAAGAAATCGGCAGTCCGCAGATTCCGGCGTTTGTAGCGGCGCACCGTGATATGCTGGCATGCGATCTGGTGATCAGCAGCGACGGCGGACAGTGGAGCGAGACCGAGCCGGCGATCCTCACCGGTTTACGGGGCGGCTGCGGCGTCCAGATCGATGTGCGTGGACCGAACCGGGATCTGCACTCCGGTCTCTACGGTGGTGCGGTGCAAAATCCGATCCACGCGCTCACGGCGATCCTGGCATCGATGCGCGGTGCAGATGGGCGCATTTTGATCGAAGGGTTCTACGATGCTGTGCAACCGCTGACCGACGACGAGCGGCGGCGGTTTGCCTCGCTCCCCTTCGACGAAGCCGCGTACATGGCGGACCTGGGGGTGACAGCATTGTGGGGCGAAGCAGGGTACACGACGTATGAGCGTACCTGGGCGCGCCCCACGCTGGAGATCAACGGGATATGGGGCGGCTTTCAAGGTGAAGGGGTGAAGACGGTGTTGCCATCTGAGGCGCACGCCAAGCTGACGTGCCGACTGGTCGCCAATCAGGACCCGGCGACGATTGTGGCATTGATCACGGCGCATGTGCAGAAGCATACGCCGCCGGGTGTCACGGCGACGGTAACGCCGCTGAAGTTTCTGGCGAAGCCGTACCTTATGCCGTTCGATCATCCGGGTAATCGCGCAGCGCGCGACATCCTGGTTTCCATGTATGGTCGTGAACCCTACGAGGTGCGCAGCGGCGGCAGCATTCCGATCTGCACCATTCTCCTGGACGAATTAGGGGTCTACACGGTCAACTTTGCATTTGCACTGGAGGACGAACGCCAGCATTCGCCGAACGAGTTCTTCCGCCTGAGCAGTTTTCGCCGGGGACAGGAGGGATATTGTATGCTGCTGGAGCGACTGGCGGATCTGGAGCCGAGGATCAAGAACCAGGAACCGAGAACCAGGAACCAGGAACCAGGAACTGAGAACTGA
- a CDS encoding Uma2 family endonuclease, with the protein MTSATTTITAEELERMALGEQRVELVRGEVITMAPAGAEHGEIAGFTFGVLFQFVRAHSLGSLYAAETGFVLARNPDTVRAPDVAFVTAERAAQQRGRTGFFEGPPDLAVEVVSPHDTAEEVEAKVLDYLEAGTRMVWIVRPRTRTVTVYRSLREVQVLRPGDTLEGGDVLPGFAVPVGAIFEG; encoded by the coding sequence ATGACCAGCGCAACAACGACGATCACCGCAGAAGAGTTGGAGCGGATGGCGTTGGGTGAGCAGCGGGTCGAACTGGTGCGCGGCGAGGTGATCACCATGGCGCCAGCAGGAGCGGAACACGGCGAGATTGCGGGATTTACCTTCGGTGTGCTGTTTCAGTTTGTTCGCGCCCATAGTCTCGGTTCGCTGTACGCTGCGGAAACCGGATTTGTTCTGGCGCGCAACCCAGATACGGTGCGCGCGCCGGATGTGGCGTTCGTCACGGCGGAACGGGCGGCGCAGCAGCGCGGACGCACCGGCTTTTTCGAGGGTCCGCCCGACCTGGCGGTCGAGGTGGTGTCGCCGCACGATACCGCAGAAGAGGTGGAGGCGAAGGTGCTCGACTATCTGGAAGCCGGGACGCGGATGGTCTGGATTGTGCGTCCGCGAACGCGCACGGTGACGGTGTACCGCTCGCTGCGTGAGGTGCAGGTGCTGCGCCCCGGCGATACGCTGGAGGGCGGGGATGTGCTGCCGGGGTTCGCCGTCCCGGTCGGGGCGATTTTTGAAGGTTGA
- a CDS encoding dolichyl-phosphate beta-glucosyltransferase, whose product MTNLDPSPYLSVVIPAYNEERRLPTTLRRILDYLSQQPYTSEVIVADDGSSDGTAAYVDRLLDAHRNLFLLRLDHRGKGYAVRAGTLMARGEYILLCDADLATPIEEWDRLRRYLESGYDLAIGSREGIGARRIGEPWYRHVMGRVFNTIVRLVAVGGIQDTQCGFKALRRAVAFDLFRRVRIYDDNAPCVDGAAVTAYDVELLYLAVRRGYRIAEVPVVWQYGEETKVNPLRDSWRNLRDVLKVRWYALRGMYTGLDAPLATVVEEPARKTVDTR is encoded by the coding sequence GTGACCAATCTCGATCCTTCTCCCTACCTTTCGGTCGTCATACCGGCGTACAACGAAGAGCGCCGATTACCGACGACGTTGAGGCGCATCCTCGATTATCTGTCGCAGCAACCCTATACGTCTGAAGTGATCGTTGCGGATGATGGCAGTTCCGATGGAACCGCCGCGTATGTTGATCGTCTGCTCGACGCCCATCGTAACCTCTTCCTGTTGAGACTGGATCACAGGGGCAAGGGGTATGCGGTGCGCGCTGGCACGCTGATGGCACGCGGCGAGTACATCCTGCTCTGCGATGCCGACCTGGCGACGCCGATTGAAGAGTGGGATCGTCTGCGGCGGTACCTGGAGAGCGGCTACGATCTGGCGATCGGGTCACGCGAGGGTATCGGGGCACGGCGGATCGGCGAGCCGTGGTACCGCCACGTTATGGGACGAGTCTTCAATACGATTGTACGCCTGGTGGCGGTTGGAGGCATTCAAGATACCCAGTGTGGTTTCAAGGCGCTGCGACGGGCCGTAGCATTTGATCTCTTCCGAAGAGTGCGCATTTATGATGATAATGCGCCGTGTGTCGATGGCGCCGCAGTAACTGCCTATGATGTCGAACTGCTCTATCTGGCGGTTCGACGTGGATACCGCATTGCCGAGGTTCCGGTGGTGTGGCAGTACGGCGAGGAGACGAAGGTCAACCCGTTGCGCGATTCGTGGCGCAATCTGCGCGATGTGTTGAAAGTGCGCTGGTATGCATTACGCGGCATGTACACCGGTCTCGATGCACCGCTGGCAACGGTCGTGGAGGAACCAGCGCGCAAAACCGTTGATACGCGGTAA
- a CDS encoding Uma2 family endonuclease yields the protein MSSATMTITAEELERMALGEQRVELVRGEVITMAPAGAEHGETAMNLGALIHAFARERGAGVTYAAETGFVLARNPDTVRAPDVAFVTAERAAQQRGRTGFFEGPPDLAVEVVSPHDTAEEVEAKVLDYLEAGTRMVWIVRPRTRTVTVYRSLREVQVLRPGDTLEGGDVLPGFAVPVEALFGG from the coding sequence ATGAGCAGCGCAACAATGACGATCACCGCAGAAGAGTTGGAGCGGATGGCGTTGGGCGAGCAGCGGGTCGAACTGGTGCGCGGCGAGGTGATCACCATGGCGCCAGCAGGAGCGGAGCACGGCGAGACGGCAATGAACCTGGGCGCACTGATCCACGCGTTTGCGCGAGAACGGGGTGCCGGTGTGACCTACGCTGCGGAAACCGGATTTGTTCTGGCGCGCAACCCAGATACGGTGCGCGCGCCGGATGTGGCGTTCGTCACGGCGGAACGGGCGGCGCAGCAGCGCGGACGCACCGGCTTTTTCGAGGGTCCGCCCGACCTGGCGGTCGAGGTGGTGTCGCCGCACGATACGGCGGAAGAGGTGGAGGCGAAGGTGCTCGACTATCTGGAAGCCGGCACGCGGATGGTCTGGATTGTGCGTCCGCGAACGCGCACGGTGACGGTGTACCGCTCGCTGCGCGAGGTGCAGGTGCTGCGCCCCGGCGATACGCTGGAGGGCGGGGATGTGCTGCCGGGGTTCGCCGTCCCGGTCGAGGCGTTGTTTGGCGGTTGA
- a CDS encoding DUF2029 domain-containing protein codes for MSRHPASRSVPLSLMRFARTLALGALTALVGVHLVFFAIRAWHVLTFPYPLDYGEGPLLAQVNHLRSGASLPHLYGDPAQPPYLVVNYPPVYLIVTSLVAPLLDWTLPGSATTPLAGRLVTLCATLICVLLIWRLTLPPDPSIRRATAGQSGTALIVALAFLALPIVREWSALMRVDLLGVCLGLWGLLLTRRLSRLAAILIALSLLVKPSLIAAPAAALVWLWFRDRRRALEVAAGMVALGGAAAGALQVASGGWFWLHVVSANANPWSPALAEGFWRDQAAILGSLWLGAVFAAALILMRGARRKTRQSNVPPPPAETVYALLPIVYTCFGAYVAFGVGKVGAYANYFLEFYAGAIWLIATVIAQLLDTDRPRSDAQHYSAQPPEFHEQPVEAQSPALASRISMMISWFKTLNARPPVATSLPVRAFQPGLEIWFSLLILLLLVAALIRYYPLWSENHVKPYGLIEGDNPPRFAFGRYGIWRDLQREEEILTTLRRVNTVLVADVRTVGQPIVTDIPGIAAQAGVLSRLQAFEHRQLYDAGLLDQRPLLRDMANGRVPLVVLDYLGNWLTPDMITLITHRYAQEGSRGTFDLYRPVDPGQRSDVRIEIGADIRITAVFLTRPGGTRYDPGERIALTLELNRNRDVAGVCDVVVCQVQVRLVTRDGAPVAAWERPLVYGALRPSDWNDAAIQHMHTLDLPLDLPPGMYHLAVALRANDDMLTPSHPVALIEVGESGGRVLGERGYFVPAPLFAVWMDAGGYEGPGDPLMPAVPFADGVLQCFTRVCFRVTGNEITRLPLGELALIGESGLRPAPPEPGPVRSFPETGYALRGAFLEAWEIYGGMAALGPPISDEMLRGATRVQYTRYARLERLDGETTVLLANLGEEHLRLPGIPYRWR; via the coding sequence GTGTCACGTCATCCTGCCAGTCGATCGGTTCCACTGTCGTTGATGCGCTTCGCGAGGACGCTGGCGCTGGGCGCGCTGACGGCGCTGGTCGGTGTACATCTAGTCTTCTTCGCGATCCGCGCCTGGCACGTTTTGACATTTCCCTATCCGCTCGATTATGGCGAAGGACCATTACTGGCGCAGGTGAATCATCTGCGGAGCGGCGCATCGCTGCCGCATCTGTACGGCGATCCCGCCCAACCGCCCTATCTGGTCGTCAATTATCCGCCGGTCTATCTGATCGTCACCTCGCTGGTCGCTCCATTGCTCGATTGGACTCTACCGGGGAGTGCAACAACCCCGCTGGCAGGGCGCCTGGTGACACTCTGTGCAACGTTAATCTGTGTCCTGTTGATCTGGCGGCTCACCCTACCACCCGATCCGTCGATACGCCGCGCTACAGCGGGACAATCAGGTACGGCGCTTATCGTTGCCCTCGCGTTTCTGGCGTTGCCGATTGTGCGTGAATGGAGCGCACTGATGCGCGTTGATCTGCTGGGGGTCTGCCTTGGACTGTGGGGACTGTTACTGACGCGTCGTTTGTCACGCCTGGCAGCCATCCTGATCGCACTGAGCCTGCTGGTGAAACCGTCGTTGATCGCCGCGCCGGCGGCAGCGCTTGTCTGGCTCTGGTTTCGTGACCGTCGCCGCGCATTGGAGGTGGCGGCGGGCATGGTCGCTCTCGGAGGCGCTGCCGCCGGCGCGCTCCAGGTTGCTTCTGGCGGCTGGTTCTGGCTGCATGTCGTCTCCGCCAATGCCAACCCCTGGTCACCGGCGCTTGCCGAGGGGTTCTGGCGGGATCAGGCTGCCATCCTGGGGTCGCTCTGGCTTGGTGCAGTGTTCGCTGCTGCGCTGATCCTTATGCGCGGTGCGCGCCGGAAAACACGCCAGTCCAATGTTCCCCCTCCTCCTGCGGAAACAGTGTACGCGCTCCTCCCAATCGTTTATACCTGCTTCGGCGCGTATGTGGCATTTGGCGTTGGCAAAGTCGGGGCATACGCCAACTATTTTCTCGAATTCTACGCTGGCGCCATCTGGCTCATCGCAACTGTCATCGCGCAACTGCTCGACACAGATCGCCCGCGCTCCGATGCTCAACACTATTCTGCACAGCCCCCAGAGTTCCACGAGCAGCCGGTGGAGGCGCAATCTCCCGCCCTGGCTTCCCGGATTTCGATGATGATCTCCTGGTTCAAAACACTCAATGCACGTCCTCCCGTTGCAACCTCGCTGCCAGTGCGCGCTTTTCAACCTGGACTGGAAATCTGGTTTTCGCTTCTAATCCTGCTGCTGCTTGTCGCCGCGCTGATCCGCTACTATCCGCTCTGGAGCGAAAATCACGTCAAACCATATGGTCTTATCGAGGGGGATAACCCGCCGCGGTTCGCCTTTGGCAGGTACGGCATCTGGCGCGATTTGCAACGCGAGGAAGAGATTCTCACAACGCTGCGACGTGTGAATACCGTACTGGTGGCGGATGTTCGCACAGTCGGTCAACCGATCGTCACCGACATTCCCGGCATTGCAGCGCAGGCTGGCGTCCTGTCACGACTCCAGGCGTTCGAGCATCGCCAGTTGTACGATGCCGGACTGCTGGATCAGCGCCCGTTGCTGCGCGATATGGCAAATGGACGTGTACCGCTGGTTGTGCTCGACTACCTGGGGAACTGGCTGACGCCGGACATGATCACGCTGATCACGCATCGCTATGCGCAGGAAGGTTCACGCGGCACATTCGACCTCTATCGACCGGTCGATCCAGGGCAGCGGAGCGATGTCCGGATCGAGATCGGCGCCGATATACGTATCACAGCCGTGTTCCTCACACGTCCCGGCGGTACCAGGTACGATCCTGGCGAACGGATTGCGCTGACGCTGGAATTGAACCGTAACCGTGACGTTGCGGGAGTGTGCGATGTGGTAGTGTGCCAGGTACAGGTGCGACTTGTCACCCGCGATGGCGCACCCGTTGCTGCCTGGGAACGTCCCCTGGTGTACGGTGCGCTGCGCCCTTCCGACTGGAATGATGCAGCGATTCAGCATATGCACACCCTCGATCTGCCCCTCGATCTGCCACCCGGTATGTATCACCTCGCTGTTGCGCTGCGCGCCAACGACGACATGCTCACCCCGTCACACCCCGTCGCACTGATCGAGGTCGGCGAGTCGGGTGGACGGGTTCTCGGCGAACGCGGCTATTTCGTCCCTGCGCCGCTCTTTGCTGTCTGGATGGATGCCGGAGGGTACGAAGGACCAGGTGATCCTCTGATGCCTGCTGTGCCTTTTGCCGACGGAGTCCTGCAATGCTTCACGCGCGTATGCTTCCGTGTCACGGGGAACGAAATAACTCGACTGCCGCTCGGCGAGCTGGCGCTGATCGGCGAAAGCGGTCTGCGACCTGCGCCCCCGGAACCCGGACCGGTGCGATCCTTTCCAGAGACAGGGTACGCATTGCGGGGCGCATTTCTGGAAGCATGGGAGATCTATGGAGGGATGGCTGCATTGGGACCACCGATCAGCGATGAGATGCTGCGCGGCGCAACGCGCGTCCAATACACGCGCTATGCGCGCCTCGAACGACTGGATGGAGAAACAACCGTTTTGCTGGCGAATCTGGGGGAAGAGCACCTGCGACTGCCAGGCATTCCGTATCGGTGGAGGTAG
- a CDS encoding collagenase, producing MVRTTPILLLFVFALTTVSPQPPRLSPTPACPRVHHQGPYSLIAMLYAAGYECTEEIARALTPVADADILDHLIRLTAPEFHSLTRRNALRVIGRWTEDPQARTVVLRNAPAIHHRLLTLVQHDPSDDVRADAIWILDTFFFPAYHAQSAFVAIALTPGSGANLRTRATYAVARLIATRAGPIADDDLAFLLAGLRSDEAGVRARAADAIWRLRDDQIDAAARARITVALEEAWDAATRLASVETIAPAPPAIHAGRFISGVPETSPGPFAARAALARALDRFGGERFAVLRASFESTHLPVCLERRLLRICAGSPAPDLDAIAARLEYLRTAFFELTGVTDPVPDDPTGVLTIKLFANRSVFREYMLAFVGFGADVDGVYVENDGVLYTYRRDATESVNTTDETIAHEFGHYLTGRYLFPGAWHDPGYHAEPKGWIDEGIAEYLAGLDSAGSRAALDRLCNRPVPPDLDRLLTQREGYDQYGVFAYDDAWAFVTFLVQERPSDLRAIAAAFRANTYRQSDLATIIGVPSIAALQEEWHTSLARWCSQRVAR from the coding sequence ATGGTACGCACGACGCCAATCCTTCTGCTTTTCGTCTTCGCACTCACCACTGTCTCACCGCAACCGCCGCGCCTGTCTCCAACGCCTGCCTGCCCGCGCGTTCATCACCAGGGACCGTACTCGCTGATCGCCATGCTGTATGCGGCAGGGTACGAATGCACCGAAGAGATTGCGCGTGCGCTGACGCCAGTTGCCGATGCCGACATACTGGATCATCTGATCCGGCTGACTGCACCTGAGTTTCACAGTCTGACCCGCCGTAATGCGCTGCGCGTCATCGGGCGCTGGACGGAAGATCCGCAGGCGCGCACGGTCGTTCTGCGCAACGCGCCTGCGATCCATCATCGTCTGCTGACTCTGGTGCAGCACGACCCAAGCGATGATGTGCGCGCCGATGCGATCTGGATTCTCGATACGTTCTTCTTTCCTGCATACCATGCCCAATCAGCATTTGTCGCCATCGCACTGACCCCTGGCAGTGGCGCCAATCTGCGCACCCGCGCGACGTATGCTGTCGCGCGCCTGATTGCCACCCGCGCCGGACCGATTGCCGACGATGATCTGGCGTTTCTGCTTGCCGGGTTGCGATCCGACGAGGCGGGCGTGCGCGCGCGCGCCGCTGATGCTATCTGGCGCCTGCGCGACGATCAGATCGATGCTGCGGCGCGCGCGCGCATCACAGTGGCGTTGGAGGAAGCGTGGGACGCGGCAACGCGCCTGGCGTCGGTCGAAACAATTGCGCCTGCGCCGCCCGCCATTCACGCAGGACGTTTCATCTCCGGCGTCCCTGAAACATCCCCCGGACCATTCGCTGCCCGCGCTGCGCTTGCCCGCGCCCTTGATCGCTTCGGTGGCGAACGTTTCGCCGTCCTGCGCGCCAGTTTCGAGTCGACCCATCTCCCGGTGTGTCTTGAACGCCGCCTGTTGCGAATCTGTGCCGGTTCACCCGCGCCGGATCTGGACGCTATTGCGGCACGCCTGGAATATTTGCGCACTGCATTCTTCGAACTGACCGGCGTGACCGATCCCGTGCCCGACGATCCGACGGGAGTGCTGACGATCAAACTCTTCGCCAACCGCAGCGTGTTCCGTGAGTACATGCTGGCATTCGTCGGATTCGGCGCGGATGTCGATGGGGTGTATGTTGAGAATGATGGTGTGCTCTACACTTATCGCCGCGATGCTACTGAAAGTGTCAACACCACCGATGAAACAATTGCGCACGAGTTCGGGCACTACCTCACCGGACGCTATCTCTTTCCCGGCGCGTGGCATGACCCTGGGTATCACGCTGAGCCGAAAGGGTGGATCGACGAAGGAATCGCAGAATATCTCGCCGGTCTCGATAGCGCCGGATCGCGCGCCGCGCTCGACCGCCTGTGCAACCGCCCGGTTCCTCCTGACCTGGACCGCCTGCTGACGCAGCGGGAGGGGTATGATCAGTATGGCGTCTTTGCTTACGATGACGCCTGGGCATTTGTCACATTTCTGGTACAGGAACGTCCTTCCGATCTGCGTGCAATTGCTGCTGCGTTCCGTGCCAATACGTACCGCCAGAGCGATCTGGCAACCATCATCGGTGTACCATCGATCGCCGCGCTTCAGGAAGAATGGCATACCAGCCTGGCGCGCTGGTGCAGCCAGCGAGTTGCCCGTTGA